One genomic region from Cyanobium usitatum str. Tous encodes:
- a CDS encoding glutamate-5-semialdehyde dehydrogenase encodes MIADPSLDLLARAAQVRRCAMTLGQLDDGQRRQAVLAMAEALEQSSEAILAANQADLEAAAAEELAPALVARLKLDGPKLAGAIAGVRQVAELADPVGRRQLHTELDAGLVLERLTVPLGVLGVIFEARPDAVMQIASLAIRSGNGALLKGGREASRSCEAIHAALRRGLAASAVHPDALELLTSREESLGLLKLDGLVDLIIPRGSNALVRFIQDNTRIPVLGHADGICHLFVDRAADLELALKVALDSKNQYPAACNAIETLLIDAAIAADFLPRAVLAFGAAGVELRGDTAAMALGVSHAATDDDWSTEYSDLILSVKVVPDLEAALDHIGRYGSRHTDAICTRDAASADRFLAAVNSAGVYLNCSTRFADGFRYGFGAEVGISTQTMPPRGPVGLEGLVTYRYRLRGEGHIAADYASGVRHFSHRPLPL; translated from the coding sequence ATGATTGCTGATCCCTCCCTAGACCTGCTAGCCCGGGCTGCCCAGGTGCGCCGCTGCGCCATGACCCTGGGCCAACTCGACGATGGCCAGCGCCGTCAGGCCGTGCTGGCCATGGCAGAAGCCCTAGAGCAGAGCAGTGAGGCCATTTTGGCCGCCAACCAGGCCGATCTTGAGGCCGCTGCCGCCGAGGAGTTGGCGCCGGCGCTGGTGGCCCGGCTCAAGCTCGATGGTCCCAAATTGGCGGGGGCGATCGCGGGTGTGCGCCAGGTGGCGGAGCTTGCCGATCCAGTTGGCCGCCGTCAGCTCCACACCGAGCTAGATGCGGGGCTGGTGCTGGAGCGGCTGACGGTGCCCCTGGGGGTGCTGGGCGTGATCTTTGAGGCGCGGCCAGATGCGGTGATGCAGATCGCCTCCTTGGCAATTCGCTCCGGCAACGGCGCCCTGCTCAAGGGTGGCCGCGAAGCCAGCCGCAGCTGTGAGGCCATCCATGCAGCGCTGCGCCGTGGCCTGGCCGCCAGTGCGGTGCACCCCGACGCCCTCGAGCTGCTCACCAGCCGGGAGGAAAGCTTGGGGCTGCTGAAGCTCGATGGCCTGGTGGACCTGATCATTCCCAGGGGCTCCAATGCCCTGGTGCGCTTCATCCAGGACAACACCCGGATTCCAGTGCTTGGTCATGCCGACGGCATCTGCCACCTGTTCGTGGATCGGGCTGCCGACCTTGAGCTGGCTCTGAAGGTGGCGCTGGATTCCAAAAACCAATACCCGGCGGCCTGCAACGCGATCGAGACCCTGCTGATTGACGCGGCGATAGCTGCTGATTTTCTGCCTAGGGCCGTGCTGGCCTTCGGGGCAGCCGGGGTTGAATTGCGCGGCGACACCGCTGCCATGGCTCTGGGTGTGAGCCATGCAGCAACAGACGACGACTGGAGCACTGAATATTCAGATCTGATTTTGAGTGTGAAGGTCGTTCCCGACCTCGAGGCAGCCCTCGACCACATCGGCCGCTACGGCTCGCGTCACACCGATGCCATCTGCACCCGGGATGCCGCCAGCGCCGACCGCTTCCTGGCCGCGGTAAACAGCGCCGGCGTGTATCTCAACTGCTCCACCCGCTTTGCCGATGGTTTCCGCTACGGCTTTGGCGCCGAGGTGGGCATCTCCACCCAAACCATGCCCCCCCGGGGGCCGGTGGGTCTGGAGGGTTTGGTGACCTATCGCTACCGGCTGCGCGGTGAGGGCCATATCGCCGCCGATTACGCCAGCGGTGTGCGCCATTTCAGCCATCGCCCCTTGCCCCTTTGA